The proteins below come from a single Deinococcus roseus genomic window:
- a CDS encoding polymorphic toxin-type HINT domain-containing protein translates to MSDKWVGAGHLKVGDKLKQADGILGEVKYVNTIQEAHTMYNLEVQEAHTFFVGTQGWLVHNCPDADDIDQVQNLFNLSPDAKLFRGEKSMQDLFKRLEKYNGIPPELASKRLHAIKQKSGLGGADNVTVDATGNVFDSKSGELLGSLTQGGAKGK, encoded by the coding sequence CTGAGCGACAAGTGGGTCGGGGCAGGGCACCTCAAGGTGGGGGACAAACTCAAACAGGCCGATGGCATTCTCGGTGAAGTCAAGTATGTCAACACCATCCAGGAAGCCCACACCATGTACAATCTGGAGGTCCAGGAAGCTCACACCTTCTTTGTGGGCACTCAGGGCTGGCTGGTGCATAACTGCCCTGATGCAGATGACATTGACCAAGTGCAGAACCTATTTAACCTTTCTCCTGATGCAAAACTGTTTCGTGGCGAGAAGTCAATGCAAGACCTATTCAAGCGCCTAGAGAAATATAATGGTATTCCTCCAGAACTTGCGAGTAAGCGATTGCACGCAATTAAACAGAAATCAGGCTTGGGCGGTGCAGACAATGTGACCGTAGATGCTACAGGGAATGTCTTTGATTCAAAGTCAGGAGAACTGTTAGGCAGCCTGACCCAAGGTGGAGCGAAAGGAAAATAA